In a genomic window of Occallatibacter riparius:
- a CDS encoding phytoene desaturase family protein, with product MSGSHGSKHVAVIGAGIGGMSAAIMLARQGFDVTIIEKNDQLGGKLNQLQTQGFSFDLGPSIFTLPQMFRPIFEGDGKRLEDYIALRRVDPQWRNFFEDGTVLNLWENPERMRAELAPFGPRVIEEFEAFAAYSRRQYQVVERGYLARGLDTFLQFLRFYGWKDARDLDYFRSMSGSIYKRLSNPYLRDIFEYFIKYVGSSALDSPGFMNLMPNIQMEFGLWYVSGGLYQLAHAFRRRLEECGVTVRLGQEVLQIEHANSSVTGVELRGRRGDVDFLRADFVVSNMEVIPAMQKLLDSPASAMKKVSRFRPSCSGIVIHLGLNRVYPQLAHHNFFYSQDLHAHFRRVFRQGRLPDDPTLYVVAPTRTDPSQAPPGCDNIKILPHIPPLDESRLTTRDDYIALKTVCLDKLERMGLADLRRHIVVEDFWTPFDIEARYGSNRGSIYGVVCDRRSNFAFKAPKQSSRFRNLFFVGGSVNPGAGMPMVALSGQHVARMIAEQYAGETA from the coding sequence ATGAGCGGCTCTCACGGCTCAAAGCACGTGGCGGTTATCGGCGCCGGGATCGGCGGAATGTCGGCAGCCATCATGCTCGCTCGCCAAGGCTTCGATGTGACGATTATCGAGAAGAACGACCAACTGGGTGGGAAGTTGAATCAGTTACAGACTCAGGGGTTCAGCTTCGATCTCGGTCCGTCGATTTTCACCCTTCCCCAGATGTTCAGGCCGATCTTTGAAGGCGACGGGAAGCGGCTCGAAGACTACATCGCGCTCCGGCGGGTCGATCCGCAATGGCGCAACTTCTTCGAGGACGGGACGGTGCTTAATCTCTGGGAAAATCCCGAGCGGATGCGAGCCGAACTGGCGCCTTTCGGGCCGCGGGTGATTGAAGAGTTTGAAGCGTTCGCTGCCTACTCACGCCGCCAGTACCAGGTGGTCGAGCGCGGCTATCTGGCCCGCGGCCTCGACACATTTCTCCAGTTCTTGCGCTTCTACGGCTGGAAGGATGCGCGAGACCTCGACTACTTCCGCTCCATGTCCGGAAGCATCTACAAGCGGCTGAGCAATCCCTACCTGCGCGACATCTTCGAGTACTTCATCAAGTACGTCGGCTCCAGCGCGCTCGATTCTCCGGGCTTCATGAATCTCATGCCCAATATCCAGATGGAGTTCGGCCTCTGGTATGTATCGGGCGGCCTCTATCAGCTCGCTCACGCGTTCCGCCGCCGTCTCGAGGAGTGCGGCGTCACAGTCCGTCTCGGTCAGGAAGTACTGCAAATCGAGCACGCCAACAGCAGCGTAACCGGAGTGGAACTACGCGGTCGCCGTGGTGATGTCGATTTCCTGCGTGCCGATTTCGTCGTCTCCAACATGGAAGTCATCCCCGCGATGCAGAAGCTACTCGATTCGCCCGCATCCGCCATGAAGAAGGTGAGCCGCTTCCGCCCTTCATGCTCGGGGATCGTCATCCACTTGGGGCTGAATCGCGTTTACCCGCAACTCGCGCATCACAATTTCTTCTACTCACAGGATCTGCACGCCCACTTTCGCCGAGTCTTCCGCCAAGGGAGACTTCCCGACGATCCCACGCTGTACGTAGTGGCCCCCACCCGCACCGACCCCTCACAAGCGCCGCCGGGCTGCGACAACATCAAGATTCTTCCCCACATCCCGCCCCTCGACGAAAGCCGCCTGACCACCCGCGACGATTACATTGCGTTGAAGACTGTTTGTCTCGACAAGCTCGAGCGCATGGGCCTTGCCGATCTGCGCCGTCACATTGTCGTAGAGGATTTCTGGACGCCCTTCGATATCGAAGCACGCTACGGCTCCAATCGCGGCTCCATTTACGGGGTCGTATGCGATCGCAGAAGCAACTTTGCCTTCAAAGCTCCGAAACAGAGCTCGCGCTTTCGCAACCTGTTCTTCGTCGGCGGCAGCGTCAATCCCGGAGCGGGCATGCCCATGGTCGCCTTGAGCGGCCAGCACGTCGCGCGGATGATCGCCGAGCAATATGCTGGGGAAACCGCATGA